In Canis lupus familiaris isolate Mischka breed German Shepherd chromosome 23, alternate assembly UU_Cfam_GSD_1.0, whole genome shotgun sequence, the following are encoded in one genomic region:
- the RPL14 gene encoding 60S ribosomal protein L14 → MVFRRFVEVGRVAYVSFGPHAGKLVAIVDVIDQNRALVDGPCTQVRRQAMPFKCMQLTDFILKFPHSARQKYVRQAWQKADINTKWAATRWAKKIEARERKAKMTDFDRYKVMKAKKMRNRIIKLEVRKLQKAALLKASPKKAPAAKGAAAAPAAKVPAKKVAAAGKKAPAQKVPAPKAAGQKAAPPKAQKGQKAPAQKAPAPKASGKKA, encoded by the exons ATG GTGTTCAGGCGTTTCGTGGAGGTTGGCCGGGTGGCCTACGTCTCCTTTGGGCCTCATGCCGGGAAACTGGTCGCGATTGTAGATGTTATTGATCAGAACAGG GCTTTGGTTGATGGACCCTGCACTCAGGTGAGGAGACAGGCGATGCCTTTCAAGTGCATGCAGCTGACTGACTTCATCCTCAAGTTCCCTCACAG TGCTCGCCAGAAGTATGTCCGGCAAGCCTGGCAGAAGGCTGATATCAATACAAAATGGGCAGCTACAAGATGGGCCAAGAAGATTGAAGCCAGAGAAAGG AAAGCCAAGATGACAGACTTTGATCGTTACAAAGTCATGAAGGCAAAGAAAATG AGGAACAGAATAATCAAGCTTGAAGTTAGGAAGCTACAAAAAGCAGCTCTCCTGAAAGCTTCTCCTAAAAAAGCACCTGCTGCTAAGGGTGCGGCGGCAGCACCTGCTGCAAAGGTTCCAGCCAAAAAGGTGGCTGCTGCGGGCAAGAAGGCTCCAGCCCAGAAGGTTCCTGCCCCGAAAGCTGCAGGCCAGAAAGCAGCACCTCCAAAGGCTCAGAAGGGTCAGAAAGCTCCAGCCCAGAAAGCACCTGCTCCGAAGGCATCTGGCAAGAAGGCATAA